The genomic segment GCATTAATTTTAAGAAAGTCTTTTCAAAACATAAGTTGCAACATTATCACATATCGAAATACCATTGATGTGTAAAAATGTTACATAGatgcaaagagaagaagaaaaacgacTGAAGGAGAATTAAAGCTAAATTGCAttcttattatttgattataaaatagagAGATATACGGTGGTCTAGGTCGACATCGACAAACAACACCAACCACTCTATAATCTCAcaagtaaaacataaaaactcAAACGAGGTtgctatatataattatgataaaattattatatatagctaGACCTcttttattaaaaccaaaaagaaaacaaaaaaaaaatgttgcatAGATATAGCAACCACATAAAACGATTAGGTTATGCGGCGGAGGGGGCAAGGTTGGTGAGGACATCGCCAACAGATTCTTTGGAAGCCAAGGGTGCAATGATCGGATTCGGCTTAGAGTCACTCTCAACGAAGTATTTGTAGTCTAAACTCGTATCCTCGTAAATCTCCCACCATTTTTTCACCAACATTTTTATGTCTTCTCGATCCATATGCTCTTCAGCCCCATTGTATCTCCAAGGCTTTGAACCCTGTAAATATtgattagaaatataaaaatttagtaaatctttacatatatattaagtatatagagaaaggaaaaaaaataaacaaaataaaacgtACATTAGCACAGTAATGAACAACACTGATTTGGTCAAGGTCAACATGTTCAGGATGACGCCAAAGCATAGCCAATACAAGGTTGTAGGTCGAGGGGATTGGTTTGTAAATGTCTCTGAAGTACATATTCAGAAAATCctatcaaaaacaaacattaatatTAGAATCGTatgatagagaaaaaaaaactcaaataatgaaaaacaaaaattgcacCTGTTCGGCAAAAAGAGTTGGAGTCGTGATTTGAACAACACGAAGGAGATCCTCGTAAGAGACGAGATTTGGTTCAAAAACCAACATACCAGCATTGAAATATACCGGCGGTGGAGAGCCGAGGCTTTCGACAGGCCACGTCACCTTTTCAGGGCACTGTTGGCAGTAACCAATTTTGTATTGTGGAGATTTGGACCAAGATATCTCGCAAAAGCAATCTTTGACGGCGTACAAGTAGCCACGAGGAGCATCGAAAAGATGATCGATGTTACTAAACACTTGTATATCTCCATCAAGATATATCATCCTCTCATACTCCACAAACTGTATTTAAATATGTTAATGAGAAGTCGTTAAACATATATGTGGGAAAAAACGTTTGAATAAcgacttttaaaattattatgtataCACGGTTCACGGTTGTACACAGTTATTTAACTAATGATCTACATATTGGACATGATATTGGttatatataatctttattACTACTACGTAACACTCTCGACGTAACAACAGGATCATCATGTTTTTAAAACACACGTAataatattgataaataaacacaactatacatatatagtaagtaaaaatatttacCTCCCAAATACGAAGCTTGGAGTAGTTGATAACGTAATACGCCATGGAGTAACCGGTTTGGTTTTCCGGGGGATGGACGGGTTCAATGTCACGAATGATGCATCCCTGAGCCACCAGGATTTGACGGTGTTCCTCAGGCACGTCTGGGAGAGTCGCCACAACAAGAGGATAAGCAGAGTTCACCTTACGAAGTCCTTTAGCTAGACCAACCACACCCATCCAGTAGTCTTTGTTTCCAGCGAGGAAAGTGACGTACGCTCTTTTCCCACCGTCAGGGATCACCGTCTTCTCAACGTTCAGCGTCATTTGAGCCATCTCAAATAATTAACAAAGAAGATTGGTTTCTTAGAAAGAGAAgaactgtttattttttttgggttgcgATTGTAGTAAGTGAATGGAAGATAAGAGACACGATCGTATTCTTATATAGGGAACAAGAGAGATAAGGAGAAATAAATGCCAAGGAGAGAATTAATTACGGATATCATTACAGAATATTGGAAAGTTTGATAACGTTTTTGATGCGAGTGATTTGTTTAGCAATATATAAATCGGAGAAGATAAAGAAACATGAATCCAAAATTATCACAAATATGGAAATGAGGATGATTAATTCATCATATATGTTTGCGGATCTGTATTCAAATCGGTGTACTAAATGTTTTGATGTATATATGGCAAATATTGCCCTATCGAATTATTCGTTATGAATATTTTTCTAGTCTGTTTGTGTATAAACTTGTTCTGGTTGAGCCGACGGTTTATGGcaactaatttatttaattgCTTTATCTTAGGCGTTAATGATGTATTTCCTTTTCTGGGGGCCAAGAAATGGACCGGTGTATAGTAATATGGGCTGGGCTTTTAAAATAGACGGTGACTTAAAAGGCTTTTTCGACTAGAGAAACTCTCGTTGGGGTGGCGGCTCTGGAGGAGACTTCCCTTT from the Camelina sativa cultivar DH55 chromosome 12, Cs, whole genome shotgun sequence genome contains:
- the LOC104730784 gene encoding galactinol synthase 6-like gives rise to the protein MAQMTLNVEKTVIPDGGKRAYVTFLAGNKDYWMGVVGLAKGLRKVNSAYPLVVATLPDVPEEHRQILVAQGCIIRDIEPVHPPENQTGYSMAYYVINYSKLRIWEFVEYERMIYLDGDIQVFSNIDHLFDAPRGYLYAVKDCFCEISWSKSPQYKIGYCQQCPEKVTWPVESLGSPPPVYFNAGMLVFEPNLVSYEDLLRVVQITTPTLFAEQDFLNMYFRDIYKPIPSTYNLVLAMLWRHPEHVDLDQISVVHYCANGSKPWRYNGAEEHMDREDIKMLVKKWWEIYEDTSLDYKYFVESDSKPNPIIAPLASKESVGDVLTNLAPSAA